A portion of the Clostridium gelidum genome contains these proteins:
- the splB gene encoding spore photoproduct lyase, translating to MFIPKRIIFEKGSLEYDMGKDILSKFKDKTDIEIINLTSNKLKQYIPGDELFSQYREGKKTLVVGTKKSLKFQSCKPSAHYQLPLVSGCMGQCEYCYLNTNLGDKPFVKVHVNIDDILNQAKKYIDERLPEITIFEGAATSDPIAVEPYTHSLEKAITFFGSRKNARFRFVTKYNDIESLLNLEHNGHTEIRFSINTSSVINKYEHVTASRDQRIEASIKVAKAGYPMGFLVAPVFVYPSWKEEYHDLLIELRNKLPNDLKFPVTFEVISHRYTTIAKNRILNIFPKSELPMNDEDRKFKYGQFGYGKYVYPKESLDEIKQFFKRDIEELFIHKEVKYII from the coding sequence ATGTTTATACCTAAAAGAATAATATTTGAGAAAGGTTCATTAGAATATGACATGGGGAAGGATATTCTAAGTAAATTTAAAGATAAAACTGATATTGAAATCATAAATTTGACTTCAAACAAACTAAAACAATATATTCCAGGTGATGAGTTATTCTCTCAATATAGAGAAGGTAAAAAAACTTTAGTTGTTGGAACTAAGAAGAGTTTAAAGTTTCAATCATGCAAACCTTCAGCACATTATCAACTCCCATTAGTATCTGGGTGTATGGGGCAATGTGAGTACTGTTATTTAAATACTAATCTTGGGGATAAACCCTTTGTAAAAGTCCATGTGAATATTGATGATATATTAAATCAAGCTAAGAAATATATAGATGAAAGGTTGCCTGAAATAACTATATTTGAAGGGGCTGCAACATCAGATCCAATTGCAGTAGAACCTTATACCCATTCTTTAGAAAAAGCCATTACATTTTTTGGGAGTAGAAAAAATGCTAGATTTAGATTTGTAACAAAATATAATGATATAGAATCATTGCTTAATTTAGAACATAATGGTCACACCGAAATAAGGTTTAGCATAAATACTTCCTCCGTTATAAATAAATATGAGCACGTTACAGCTTCTCGTGATCAAAGAATAGAAGCAAGTATAAAGGTAGCTAAAGCAGGATATCCTATGGGATTTTTAGTTGCTCCTGTATTTGTATACCCAAGTTGGAAAGAGGAATATCATGATTTATTAATTGAATTAAGAAATAAGCTTCCAAATGATTTGAAATTCCCAGTAACTTTTGAGGTTATATCTCATCGTTATACTACAATAGCCAAAAATAGAATACTCAATATATTTCCTAAAAGTGAATTGCCTATGAATGATGAAGATCGTAAGTTTAAATATGGACAATTTGGATATGGCAAGTATGTATATCCTAAAGAAAGCTTAGATGAAATAAAGCAATTCTTCAAAAGGGATATAGAAGAACTGTTTATTCATAAAGAAGTTAAATATATTATATAA